A stretch of DNA from Primulina huaijiensis isolate GDHJ02 unplaced genomic scaffold, ASM1229523v2 scaffold32927, whole genome shotgun sequence:
TTCAAGCATGGAACTTCTGAAGAGATCAGCCATGAAGAAtaaagttttattatttttactacATTCCTATTTATGTTTTCATGTGGTCGAGAAGCTGAATTTGAGGAATATTTTGTGTTATTATAGTTTTGATGTCTAAATATACTGATTTTATTTAGTTGAAATATAATATGGTAACACAATTACTAAAGctggaatttaaaataataaccgTAGAGGAGGATAACGTAAAtcgatttgaaataattttaaaaaaaacgtagaaacaacaaaattatatttgatcatgttatttttaaataaagatatttCCTAAATATAATTGTTTTTCGAAATCAAACATTATTTTCttcatagaaattaaataaataattgtattaAAGGTGATAATATTCAAGAATTGCGCGTCTGAAACTAAAACCTGCATGCATATATGCAGAATTTCATCTCTTTGCACAAAAGATACTCTTCTGCCTGCCAGCAGTCCCCTCTTATCTTATACTTCTCCAGCTAGCTTTCTCTTGAGTTCCTTCTTGTTCACCTGAAATCACATACACAAGTCCCAATTCCGAATCCCGACGATAAACTCGGATATAAATGAAATGACTAATCGATGCTTAAATCACCTTTCCCATAGCATTACGAGGCAATGATTCCCACAGTAATAAACGGGTTGGTATCTGATGAGAAAGTAATAATGAGTCAAAACCACCACTTGATAACGTCGATAAACTTTTGATTAGTTTACGACTGAGAAATAATCTTAGATTTCTTTATATTTAGTTGCTGCAGGCATTTTGTTGATCTACCTGTTTTACCAATAAAACTTCAAAGAGGTGAATGCGTTGTGATACCTTGTATGGCGCAAGTCTCTCTTTGGCCCAGATAGAAAGTTCTCCCAAAGTTAAAGCAGGCCGAGTCTCTTCCACGTCTGTTTTTCTAAGTCCTGGATTTGGGACAATTATCGCGCACACAGCTTCTCCATAGGTTTTATCAGGCAAACCCAGCACACAGCACTCGGAAATAATAGGATGCTGCGCAAGATACGTCCATTGAAagcaacaaaaaatttaaaatttaaatcacgGCATATATCATCTTTTTAGCTAGAAAAGTCATAAGGAAACATAATATACAGCAAACCTCTAAAAGAACTGCTTCAATTTCAAGCGCAGATAACTTGTAACCACCAACTTTCATTATATCAGCATTAGTACCTGAATGATGGCATCGGATATTTACAAAATGCTTATTTTCAAGAGCATAAGCAGTACACATCACCAccag
This window harbors:
- the LOC140968196 gene encoding probable CoA ligase CCL8, producing MGRTNADIMKVGGYKLSALEIEAVLLEHPIISECCVLGLPDKTYGEAVCAIIVPNPGLRKTDVEETRPALTLGELSIWAKERLAPYKIPTRLLLWESLPRNAMGKVNKKELKRKLAGEV